In Cryptococcus neoformans var. neoformans B-3501A chromosome 3, whole genome shotgun sequence, the DNA window CATCTAATGTTcatttttctttctttttccgGGACGTCGTCTGCGCATACACCATTCTTAAGAGTCCCCAAAGCATATCCTCAGTTATCGACATCTGCGCgtatttttcttttctttttttctcggTCTATACAGTTCTCGTTTTCTCTATTCTCGAAATCAATGTTTGTCCTACTAGTAGAACCCCTTCTCCAAAAGCCAGTGAATATATATCATGGGTCTTGGTTTTAGTACATACAACAATTCCCCTTCATCTGTAGCCCTTTGCTAGCCCGGCGGAACACCAACGTTAATCTAGCGAATGGATAGGAAATGCATCACAAGAAAGTTACGAATATTCAGACTTGGGTCTATAGCTGGCGCCTTATAGTTGCTCGTGGAGAAGGGGGTGCAAGGTAGTTTGTATACTAGTCGAAGTATATATGCATAATGGTCTTcttcattattattactTCTTCTAATAAACAGTCGGCGATGAGTGAGAGTCTTTGTTGTGACGAGCCagatgaaaaaaaaggaagaaaaaaaccTCTGATACAACCATCGCTTCGCTCTTACCTTGATGCTACAAGACTTTCGGCCATCGCAGActgaatgaatgaataGGAGCTACACACAAGTCACAGAAAAGTTTGAAAATGGGAAATCTCTGGTAGCTCGAAAGATAGAAAGGGGTACGTCGTAGTAGCGGCACTCTTACGTACGttattggttttttttaCAAGTATTGCACGCATGAAAGGGTCTTTTGGTCAACACTATCACTATGGGTTCCTTCAATCTGCAACCCTCGGCGGCGATAGCTGCAGAGTCAATACCACAACCATCAAAACATCGGTCAGTGTTCGAGGGCTTTCATCAACAGCACAAGAAGTCCTCCTCTCGGAATGGTAAAACAGTCCTAGTAATTGGTCACAGGAGGTTCAATTTTTGTTCTTTATTCTACTATGCACCAAATTTCCCACACTTAAACGAGACAGCCAATGCTATGATGATATCTTTCTGGCAATAATTTCCGCACTAGCCTGGGCATTAGGGAAAACCACTAAAGACAACTTTCAGTGGACCGACAAGCAATGGGTAGAAGATGGGGGGGGACATGGAAACTTACGCATTTCGGCGATCTGTACATGAGGAGGCCGAAGGGCACACCAGACGACTTCTTCGGCGATATCCTCAGCCAGCACTGATAGAACAAGGAAAGGCAATCAGATTTTGATACTTTGGCATTTCATAAAATTATCGTAAACTCACAAGGTTGCATCCCCTCATAAATCTTCTTGGCAGCAGCCTCGTCTCCCCTAAATCTTGTGACCGAAAAATTGGTCTCAACAAATCCGGGAGCGACCTCTGTCACTCGAATACCGGTAGCGACGACTTCTTTCATGAGGGTGCTGGTGAAGGATCTAACGGCGTGTTTGACAGCGCAGTAGACACCGCCCTAATGACATTGATGAAAGATTAGCTAAGGACTGCAACGATGGATTgataaggaagatgattACGACTTACCCCGGCATATGGCTCTCGGCCAGCAATAGAGCcaatgttgatgatgtgcTATataagaagagatgagctATGAGGACGAAAGAAGGGTAGATTAAAGACGTACGCCAGTGtcgaccttcttcatctcgtTCAAGAAGAGCTGGGTGATTTGCATGACGGAGATGACTATAAATATTGTTAGTATGAGTAAGAATGAAGGACTAGGAAACTTGCGGTTGGTGGAGATCATGGTGTCAATGTCCGCAAGTGCTAACTACTTGTCAGCTACCGTTTCATTTTGTTGTCACATATCAGTCTATCATCATGAACATACAGATTTCTGCAAGAGAGGCCAGATAAATCAGCTTTGAATCAATGTATACAGTTCAACTTCAAACTTACCTCCAACTTTATCCTTGCCAATAGCACCACCCGCATTGTTGACCAAACTACCGTCAATGATAAGCCTCAGATCGCTATATTTCTTCGCTCATACCTTCACATCACTCACACATCAAAAGTCTCAAAGCCCTCCTTCTTAAGCGCAGGGATCAGATCGTCCACGGCCTTCCTATCATTCACATCGAGCGTCTTGATAAACACCTTGATGCCTTCagcgccttcttccttgcaTTGCTGGGCAACTTTGTGGAGGGCATCTTGGCGACgagcgaggaggatgacatTACATCCAGCTCGGGCAAAGAGAACGGCAGTGGCAGCGCCGATACCGCCCGAAGCGCCAGTAACGACGGCTGTGTGGACGCATTAGAGTTGGCCCAGATGGCATTTGTGCTTACGGACTTACCGGTCTTGCCTTGGAGACTGTGACGTGTCAGTAAGGGAAGGTGATGTCGATGGAGTCACAGTACTCGTACTCACCGTGTTGTGTTGAACAGCGGCTTTGAGGAGGGCATGGTTGTATATGGTTACACGTGAGGGCGAAGAGGGGGAGACCAGGTATATAAAGACAGTTGCGGAAGAGTTGCAGTCGGGCGATAAGGTGAAGGCGGTGCGCCGTGATAAAGGAAATCTCCCCCTCGCTAATCGCCAATGGCGAGAAGCCGTCGGACATGGCCGAATGGCCTATCTCCTCCGTCTGACCACCAAGCGAGTACCATCTTTACTATAGCAACAGCCGGCAATCAAATAATCATACTGCATATCAACAACGACAGGAATAAACAGGAAAGCACTATCTAACAGCATCGCACGGCATTTAATAGAGACAAACATAATGCCGTCCCCTCCTCAGAACCAGCCAGTTCAATCAATACGCGCTATGATAAACCGTGGCGACATGACGGAAAGCGGTATCGTAGTGCCGGGTCCGGATAATGTGGGTCGAGAGCGATTCAAAACATATACAATGAAAAACAAGTTACAAATTTACAAACCGGTAAGAGAAACGCTACGAAGCAGGTAAGAAATGGGGACCAAGGCTTATCGATAAGGCTTGGTCTCCGAGTTAACCGCTCACTCTATTTTGGCGCTGTCCCCCGGGGGGAGGCGATCACTTACGAGTAAAAGACACTCTCCTGCAGCGGGCAACAAGGAATGCTTCATTAGATCCCTCAAAATCCCTCAAACCCTTAtcgtctcctcctcccactcTTTCCCCATGTAGTCTTCCGCGATTTGAAACATAATCGGCCATCCTTCTTGGGATTCACGGCCTgtcccttcatcttctctttccttaTTTGACTCTTTGGCTGAGAGTCAGGATGAGCATCCCGTATAAGTCTGTTCAACCCCTTTTTGGCTTTCCGGATACTCTGCCCAGCCTGGCGCTGTAAATCTTCTGCCTGGCGATCAATCATCTCCGATAAGCCATCAAACCTTGTCTCGACATATTCTGCCAACTGGTCCAGCGTTTCTTTAGTTTTGACCACATTGGTCGTGGTGGTGTAACTGAGTTTTCGACGAGAAGCAGTGAAGCGCTGGTAAAGTGGTTGGAGGGATGACTTAAGTATCTGGGCTCCGCGAGTAGCTCGTGAGAGCATGAGACTGGAGGCTGCCTGGATAGTTTGACCAAAATGAGAAGCAAAGAGTTGAAGTTCTCTGAATTCTTGCAATACAAGTTGAGAGATACGGGTGACTGTTGCTACAGCCATAGATTTGGACTGGGTGTACGAGCGAATGATCTTGGGATATACTTGGGTGAGGTAGTATGTTGAGAGGTCGCAGGTGCAGTTACCCACTTGAGCTCGCTCTTTGCACATCTTGAATTCGGTGTGGTTTGCACCCATCAATTTCCTTGTCCATTTGCTTGCTTGCGAGATAGGTCCACTGGTCATAACCAGAGCCTTTGAAGCCCTCACACTCAACGAAGTATCGCGGTCCCGAACGGCAACAGCCAGCGGCGACGTTTGGGCATGCTCACCTTCCGTCTTTTTTTGCTTCAGATCACCTCGATTAGATCCTGTTGTGCTTGCATGCAGAGCATTGTGAGCTCTGCTTTGTACTGTATGCAGCGTCGAGAGTGCTTGCTTGACAAGCTTTAGGTCAGCCACTCCAGAAACGGACCCTGTCGACGCCGGCTGGTAAAGAGTACGCGAATAGGATGAGGTAAAGAGGTGTGAGAGGGAAAGCGGGTCCCACATGGACTGAGAAGGTTTGGCGGCAGCGTTTGAAGCCGCGGGAAGCGGATTAGAAAGGATCGAGTTAGCTTGTCGGAAGGCGGGAAGGGCCTTGAAACCGTAAGTGTTGAAGAGAACGACTGAAATGGCAGACATAAGACCGAGAAAAGCAAGCATGGATACTCGGCCCGACCTAGGTAGTGTTAGATAGTGATTGCCTATAGCAAAGGAGAATGACTTACCACCTCCTAGTTGGCTGGGAGAgctgagagggaagaggtgtTTCCGAAGAAATACCTTCCTTGGGCTCTTGAACGACAGTCGCGTCGGCCTCTGTCTCTTCGGCGCTCTCGATCATTGCCATCTCCTTAGCCGACACACCCTCATCAGCAATTTGCTCCATACAAGActccttcaacttttcAAAAGACTCTGTACTCTGCAATAATTGATAGTCTGCCTTTGAGAAGCCCTCTGGAGCCCAAAGCTTGCTTGACCTTTCCCACGCTTCACTAGAGCGGCTGATAGGGCTCGAGCTTCGCCTTTCTGCTTGGGGGTTTTCCACTTTGCCTGACTCAGTGGTCGTCTCAGCCCGAGAGCGTAGGGGCCTCGACGAACTGAATGTCGTACGATCAGCCTCAGAGACGACCTGCGATGAGAAGGACAATCCGGGATCAGGAAAGATGAGTCGAACCTGCGATGAAGACATAGAGTCGAGACCTTGTTGAATAGTATCTACAGAAGAACCAAGCTTGCTGCTCGCCAAGTCGTAGGAGCCGCCCATaaaagaaatggaaggcGTTTCAGCATCTTCAGCCTCCATCCTGTTCTCGTCATAATGTGTGCCTTCCCGCTCATCATTCGAAATCTCGTCAAAGCTCGAAGCTTCACTACGAGAATCATGATCATGCAAGTCGTAGCTTGACTCGCTGAGACCATCAAAGGTAGAAGGacccaaagaagaagtttcGACTTCCATCCATGACTCGGAAAGAGTTGAATACTCGTCGTCCGATGCGGAAGTaggggatgggagggaagTGATCGAAGTGGGAGGGGATACGTTAGTGCTTATCGTTGGCATGATCGGTCTGTGCTTCTGACCAAAATGCGTCTAAAGATGAAATGGGGCGGAAGATCTACAAGAAGGCGTTAGCATGAAGCATATAAAGGACAACAGCGTGGTGGACATTAGGCAGGCTTCAGGGAAAGGATGACAATGGAGAGAGCGGAGTAATCAGGAATGGATTTGAGTATCAATGGTATAACAACGGTATATGATGATTGCTGCACCTTACAGTTGTTCAAGTTTTGATAGGAGATATGATACCCACACACTGGTTATCCACTGTACTCAGTTTTGACAGGATATCACAGGAGGCAGTGGCGAAACGACAATGCTAGTATAACCAGTATCAGTCCCAATGTACTCATTTACAGACACTAAGTCAGGCTCGAGGACAGAAATGGATAGCCGGAATGACTCTGATCATAGCAACATTGAATGTCTTCTGCAAAAAGAGCAAGGTCCGATTGGCTCACCTTGTCTGAGTCACCCCAAGTAACGGTCGACGCTAGTCACCTGTCTTGCCCTTGTGGGTGGCAACAGTGGAACGAAGGTTGTTAACAGCAGCTGAGTATCACAGACGGTCGTCCAGCTCTATGAGATATGCTATAGATCTTTTCCAGAATATAATATGCTCTTTagaatgggaagagatgaagaagagaacaaaGATTCAGAGTGGGAGATGCTTCGCACAAGCGTTTCGGGGCGATTCCCGCAGATACCGAAGCAAGATAACGTCTTTCCTCGTCAATACTTCAATATTGGTCTTTCAGAAGCCCAAACAGTTGTTCATGAGAGGCGGCTCATCCACTTCCCCATGCATACATGCACACATTTTTATAAGCACTCGACTTCCCACAATCCACTCTGCTATGCCGCCTTCCCGCTACCTTGGACCACGATTCTGCGGGGCACCGCAAGGTCGTTTAACTTACATAATATGAATCATTTTATTTGAACCTCCAATGTACGCTAAAACGGCCGCCCGCCGGCCACTCCGCACTCTCGTCCAaccaagaaagaagaaacgaaAGCCGAAACAACGAAGAATAAGGAATAATGTATAGCAAAAGAGGAGTAAAACGATTACGACAAACATGGACGCCAAAGTAAGTGGCTGACGAGGCACACTGTTGGACGCTGTCTGATCTATGTGGGCATTCTAATGGTCTTTTTGCAGAATAGTGAAAGACCAAAAGCTTCTTTAATAAGATGACGACCTCCATGGAATTAACCTCGTTTTTCCTTGAATCATTTGAAGACATCTTAGTCAACGACGTCAATGCGTTCATTGAAACCGTCTTAAATGACCTCCCCACCTCAGTGACGGTGCACGATGCGTTCCGAACATCCCAAATTGCTGTCACTTTAACACACtcatttccctttccctcttcagTGATGATGGCGACGAGCCAATCCTAGATTAGCGTATCTGTATCAAAGCAGATCCTCGTGTTTTTGGCGCAAGAACGGTGTCGAATAATAGACGTGTGCGCCGGTTCAATTCACGACTTGTTTCGGACGATACGGCGCGACTTTGTGGCTTGCATAGTATATTAAGATTCTTATAACGGGAATGAAATCAGTACAGAAAGCTTCACTATCACAAGCAATTAAATGGGAGTTAGAAAAAATTACTTCGTCCTTTCAGACGCCTCCTGAACTGCCgtctgctcttcctcgctgTCGGGGAATTCAATGATGACTTTGCCCTTGGACCGACCTGATTCCAATCTCTCAAATGCTCTGGCGAAATCGACCAGCTTGAAGCGCGAGTCAATGTTGATGACAAGCTTACCCTCATCAACGAGATTACAGAGGTGCTCAAGCTGCACGCCATCAGGCCGCATAAAAAGGTACTCGTAACGGACACCGTGGGAGGCGGCAGCGTTACGCACGGCGCGAGAACGGGAGCTTAGGACCAAATTGATTAACAGCGACTTCCAGGCTGGAAGGATGGTATCAAAGACGCCCGGAATTAAAGGACCAGCCACCGAGACGATGTGTCCGCCTTCTGCCACGGCAGGGATAACGTCACTGATAAGCGCTTCCTCCCCCCCAGCCACGTCAAAGACCTTGACAAATTTCTCGGGCAATTCCGCCAACTTCTGATTTCGGTAATCGATGACCGTATCGGCGCCCGCCTTGAGGACATATGGTTTACCAGCGTCCGATGCCGTGGTGGTGACGTGAGCCCCACGGATTTTGGCAATCTGGATGGCGAACAAGCCAACGCCTCCAGCACCACCGGTGATCAGGATGCGATCGCCAGCCTTGACATCCAGCGTGTCGAGAGCTTGTTCGGCGGTGAGGCCAGCGAGGGGAAGACCGGCGGCGTCAACAAGATCGACCGTTGTAGGCGCCTTTGCAACTATAGAAGCAGGCATCACGACGTATGACCCCAAACCTCCCATTGCGGATTTCGTAGTCCGGCACACAACCCTGTCGCCAACAGCAAACTTCGCCACATCATCGCCGACAACGGTTACGGTGCCCGAAAACTCGTTACCTGCGATCACCGGCAGAGTCCATGGCGTGATATACTTGAACTCGCCGCCTCGCTGGTGCCAGTCGACTGGGTTCAAGCCGCCTGCGGCGACGCGCACCTGCACCTCACCCTTTTTGGGCAATGGGACCGAAAATGAGCGGATCTGTGTCACTTCTGGTCCGCCATAGCGCGTGTAGGCGACCGCTTTCATTGTCGATGACATTGCGAAAAGCTTGAGCTGTTGGAGCAAGCCTGATAAGCGGACGCTTCTTTGCGGAGACGAATACGATTAAAGGCACTTTCTTGTGATTATATACTCGCTGTGTTTCGTTGACGCTGTAGTCGATGCTGTTGTCAAATATTGTAGTTGATGTCGTTGCGCtgtggatgagaaggaagatatAAATATTTGCGCAAGATAATATATGACGCGAGCCTCGATCAAGGAACTCAAAATCGGCGATTGGCCATATTTTGTACGGCCATTAGGTTGCCGAGACGGGCAGCAACCGACGCGTGTGGCGCTCACTGTTTTTGCCAAAAAGGGCCATTTTGCTGCTTTTACGTGACAGTCGTCGAGCCAGGCAAGCATGGTCTCCTGTCAAGGCCCAGCAGCCGCGGTCAAAGGCCGCAGTGTGCGTATGCGTCGGCAGTAATAACCGCCGAGATGGCACCAGAACAACCAGTTATTTAGTCCCCATAAACAAAGGCGGGCTTCGGCCTGCGTGTTGTTCAGCACTGCATTCTTGGCTCAAGTCTGGTCACTGCACGGCACTCGGAATGTTTCATGCGAATAGATGTGTAGCTGTAACTGTACAACAAAAGGACTTAATTTGTGAGGGCGCTTGTTACGGTATCATTGTATTTCTTAGAGGACCCGTTGCGGGGCGTGGTACGCCGCAAGGGTACTCTGGGGCATTTGAAGGTGCTACAACGTCATATAGCTTGGTGCCGTTCTGATAACGATGCATGTAAGCCCTACACAATATAATAAATGATGACACGTACAGTTTCAAAGACAGCCCATCCTCCCGTCTGCTACCGGTCATTCAGCGTTTGTTGCGCATGGTATATAGTGGAAAGCTCACCGAGATTCGACTCCTTACAATCTCGACAGATCCTCTCAACCCCGGGGCTTTTTTgattctttctctttcttcttcatccaacatGCCGAAGACTTTGCCTGTTTCTTGAACTAGCAGCGTTGCATCTGTGGTATACGTAAATGATGAGCCAAGAGCAGGTTTGATGTTGAGTTTGTTAAACCGTGAGAGAGGGTTCGTGGGTATAGAAGTTACTGTTGAGTTTATTACCTGCTGTATCGTCAGCTTCGATTGAATACTGGCCGATGAACCAAAGTACAATGGAGACAATGTTTTGTGAATAGGTGATATCTGCCACATCCTCCATGACTGTGACCAGCTCGGCGTGACCTACAGCATGGCGGTCAGCAGAGAATATCGTGGCTCTCGGAAACAAACCTTGCGCTGAGGTGTTGGTCAACCTGTCTTTGAAATGGGTGAAGATGTTGTCAATGATCAGGATTTTGGTCCGCCGTTCATCAGCCTGGCTAATCGCCTTCTATACTTTGTGTCAGCTATCGCGGTATGCCATCGATCAATCTCACCTGCCTCTTTCAACCGTCCAAGTGTCTCATACATGTCGTCTAGCTTGAAGCATGGCACAACCATTATCCTACTCAAGACGCTCGTTGCGTTCTAACTCCATCTATCAGTATAGTCGCCCTGTCACGATTGGGTCGCAGCTTTATTCACTTCGATCTTCCAAGCTTCTAGAACTTTCCCAGCTCTTTCAGGAGCGAATGTACCCTCCGTATCCATCCAAGTGCAGATAGCTTCTGGATTGTCAATTAGTACATTCAATGCCGCATGTAAAGCCAAAAGCTATATCTGCCGTCAGCCACATTGCAGGCAAGCCCTTGTCCGTTCGTTACTCACCGATTTCCCAACCTTACGAGGGCCGGCGATCTCCAGTACGCCCACT includes these proteins:
- a CDS encoding hypothetical protein (Match to EST gb|CF194166.1|CF194166; HMMPfam hit to adh_short, short chain dehydrogenase, score: 153.4, E(): 4.9e-43), whose protein sequence is MPSSKPLFNTTRLQGKTAVVTGASGGIGAATAVLFARAGCNVILLARRQDALHKVAQQCKEEGAEGIKVFIKTLDVNDRKAVDDLIPALKKEGFETFDVLVNNAGGAIGKDKVGEIFISVMQITQLFLNEMKKVDTGHIINIGSIAGREPYAGGGVYCAVKHAVRSFTSTLMKEVVATGIRVTEVAPGFVETNFSVTRFRGDEAAAKKIYEGMQPLLAEDIAEEVVWCALRPPHVQIAEMLVFPNAQASAEIIARKISS
- a CDS encoding hypothetical protein (HMMPfam hit to ADH_zinc_N, Zinc-binding dehydrogenase, score: 169.1, E(): 9e-48); its protein translation is MSSTMKAVAYTRYGGPEVTQIRSFSVPLPKKGEVQVRVAAGGLNPVDWHQRGGEFKYITPWTLPVIAGNEFSGTVTVVGDDVAKFAVGDRVVCRTTKSAMGGLGSYVVMPASIVAKAPTTVDLVDAAGLPLAGLTAEQALDTLDVKAGDRILITGGAGGVGLFAIQIAKIRGAHVTTTASDAGKPYVLKAGADTVIDYRNQKLAELPEKFVKVFDVAGGEEALISDVIPAVAEGGHIVSVAGPLIPGVFDTILPAWKSLLINLVLSSRSRAVRNAAASHGVRYEYLFMRPDGVQLEHLCNLVDEGKLVINIDSRFKLVDFARAFERLESGRSKGKVIIEFPDSEEEQTAVQEASERTK